Proteins from one Thermococcus sp. M36 genomic window:
- a CDS encoding cation:proton antiporter subunit C, with translation MISPEQAGVVIMLIGTYGLMAKKEPIKLVLSINVVSLGLVLFFVGLAYSPGKDVPIMPTDPVDPLPATLMLTTLVVDVAITSLALAIIMRMRRDSQ, from the coding sequence GTGATTAGCCCGGAACAGGCTGGAGTAGTAATCATGCTTATCGGGACCTACGGCCTGATGGCCAAAAAGGAGCCGATAAAGCTAGTGCTCTCCATCAACGTCGTCTCCCTTGGTCTGGTTCTCTTCTTCGTGGGGCTGGCATATTCGCCGGGAAAGGACGTCCCCATAATGCCCACGGATCCCGTTGATCCGCTCCCAGCGACGCTTATGCTCACCACCCTTGTAGTTGATGTCGCGATAACTTCCCTAGCCCTGGCGATTATAATGCGCATGCGGAGGGATAGTCAGTGA
- a CDS encoding signal recognition particle protein Srp19: MRKFVVWPNELDARLSRKYGRMVGRELAIDGPKVQEIADAALALGMKVIELDEEKLNPRLAGLDDEYRLRGMLRIESRHPKGKSLRMLGQKIREIRKTQVKPRGKKKRKSGKKKR, translated from the coding sequence ATGAGAAAGTTCGTGGTGTGGCCCAACGAGCTCGATGCAAGGCTCAGCCGGAAATACGGAAGGATGGTGGGCAGGGAACTTGCCATCGACGGACCGAAGGTTCAGGAGATAGCCGATGCCGCGCTGGCCCTCGGGATGAAGGTGATCGAGCTCGATGAGGAGAAACTCAACCCCCGGCTGGCAGGTCTCGACGATGAGTACAGGCTCAGGGGAATGCTCCGAATCGAGAGCAGGCACCCTAAGGGCAAATCCCTGAGGATGCTTGGGCAGAAGATCAGGGAAATCAGAAAGACCCAGGTTAAGCCCCGGGGCAAGAAGAAACGCAAATCCGGGAAGAAAAAGAGGTGA
- a CDS encoding ACT domain-containing protein — MRHYEIVRIKENGKVEIPLDYAYELGLVEGAYFLLEIDTNLNEVHMERIALPGKKLVEVELIVEDKPGVLAKISGLFGKYGANILFSESEELEGIELAGIVAVIDVSGMSGTLEELRGELEVLKEVKEVVLRPLE, encoded by the coding sequence ATGAGGCACTACGAGATAGTTCGAATAAAGGAGAACGGAAAGGTTGAGATACCCCTCGATTACGCCTACGAGCTCGGTCTTGTCGAAGGTGCCTACTTCCTTCTGGAGATTGACACGAACCTCAACGAGGTACACATGGAAAGAATAGCTCTACCAGGGAAGAAGCTCGTGGAAGTCGAACTTATTGTCGAAGACAAGCCCGGTGTTCTGGCGAAGATAAGCGGTCTCTTCGGGAAGTATGGAGCGAACATACTCTTCAGCGAGTCAGAGGAGCTTGAAGGCATAGAACTGGCCGGGATAGTTGCGGTCATAGACGTGAGCGGAATGAGCGGCACGCTGGAGGAGCTGAGGGGAGAACTTGAGGTGCTGAAGGAAGTTAAGGAGGTGGTCCTACGCCCCCTGGAGTAG
- a CDS encoding monovalent cation/H+ antiporter complex subunit F — protein MAQESLLVSAFYVLIFTALLVTYRVLRGPTLPDRIVGLNTITTKVVVIIAVVSVIRREYYLIDLAIVLLMVNSVGGLILAKYMERRAGHD, from the coding sequence ATGGCTCAAGAAAGTCTTCTGGTGAGCGCCTTCTACGTGCTCATCTTTACGGCACTCCTGGTGACCTACCGTGTGCTCAGGGGGCCCACCCTTCCGGACAGGATAGTGGGCCTCAATACGATAACGACGAAGGTCGTCGTTATAATTGCCGTCGTCTCCGTGATCAGGAGGGAGTACTACCTGATAGACCTGGCGATAGTCCTGCTCATGGTGAACTCTGTCGGCGGGCTTATCCTGGCGAAATACATGGAGCGGAGGGCAGGTCATGATTGA
- a CDS encoding proton-conducting transporter membrane subunit: MMVASPLLFAFLIVLLDTLRVKKPIIQVSFLLGAILPAAVLFMGTPEGEIVGGWNRISGIEVGISELNLPFIVGELILFVFAALYSISYFDFRDKKTPKALALFLLLHAGLLGAFIARDLFNFYIYMEIASVSAFALIAFLGEPNSRRAAFKYLMLSLLASYFFVFAIGLIYMETGYLNLILISENAVPSRELNAAVGIAFASLLLKAGIFPLHSWLPDAHSSAPTPVSAVLSGAVVKAPAYGLVLMFSALPIGGTLRTLAMGTAVVSIFFGIAMALLQRDAKRFLAYSTVSQMGYVLLGIASLNFLGAAYYALAHSLFKGGLFLSVGALGRKTRELGKFGYRNVPLMALSVVMLSLAIGGVSPFVGSYAKGLISSGLDGAWKYVLYAGSVGTLVSFTKLNYYLLKGPSEDIKSVWKFSSSFLAFITLGSGLYLGAVLDPKDIVYIVLAMVLFFILKAAGIFEKRVHVGFGEIGKEVNVLTAIFILAILTSVLLQGA, encoded by the coding sequence ATGATGGTAGCGTCCCCGCTCCTCTTTGCTTTCCTTATCGTCCTGTTGGACACGCTGAGGGTGAAAAAGCCTATAATACAGGTTTCCTTCCTGCTTGGTGCCATCCTCCCTGCCGCGGTTCTCTTCATGGGCACCCCGGAGGGGGAGATAGTCGGCGGCTGGAACCGGATAAGTGGCATAGAGGTGGGGATAAGCGAACTGAACCTGCCGTTCATCGTGGGGGAGCTCATACTCTTCGTCTTTGCGGCACTTTACTCAATATCCTACTTTGACTTCAGGGACAAGAAAACGCCCAAGGCTTTGGCTTTGTTCCTGCTTCTCCACGCTGGCCTTCTGGGAGCGTTCATAGCGAGAGACCTCTTTAACTTCTACATCTACATGGAGATTGCATCTGTCTCGGCCTTCGCGCTCATAGCCTTCTTGGGCGAGCCGAACTCCAGGAGAGCCGCCTTCAAGTACCTCATGCTCTCACTCCTGGCTTCCTACTTCTTCGTCTTCGCCATAGGGCTGATATACATGGAGACGGGCTATCTAAACCTTATTCTTATATCCGAGAACGCCGTCCCCTCAAGGGAGCTGAACGCGGCCGTTGGGATAGCCTTTGCCTCGCTGCTCCTGAAGGCGGGCATCTTTCCGCTCCACTCATGGCTTCCGGATGCCCATTCGAGTGCTCCCACTCCGGTCAGCGCGGTTCTCTCTGGGGCGGTGGTTAAAGCTCCCGCCTACGGCTTGGTTCTCATGTTCTCAGCCCTTCCTATAGGGGGGACCCTAAGAACCCTCGCCATGGGTACGGCAGTCGTGTCCATTTTCTTTGGCATAGCTATGGCGCTCCTACAAAGGGACGCAAAGCGTTTTCTGGCTTACTCGACGGTCTCCCAGATGGGCTATGTGCTTCTCGGGATAGCGAGTCTCAACTTTCTAGGGGCAGCATACTACGCACTCGCTCATTCACTCTTCAAGGGTGGCCTTTTCCTGAGCGTTGGTGCTCTGGGAAGAAAAACCCGGGAACTCGGGAAGTTTGGCTACAGGAACGTGCCCCTCATGGCGCTTTCCGTGGTCATGCTCAGTCTGGCCATAGGCGGCGTTTCTCCCTTCGTAGGCTCCTACGCGAAGGGTTTGATCTCTTCTGGCCTCGATGGGGCATGGAAGTATGTCCTCTATGCCGGGAGCGTCGGCACGCTGGTTTCCTTCACAAAACTCAACTACTACCTGCTGAAGGGTCCCTCCGAGGACATTAAGTCTGTCTGGAAGTTTTCTTCCAGCTTCCTTGCATTCATCACTTTAGGCTCTGGGCTGTATTTAGGGGCCGTCCTTGATCCAAAAGACATCGTATACATAGTCCTGGCCATGGTTCTGTTCTTCATCCTGAAGGCAGCGGGTATTTTCGAGAAGAGAGTTCACGTCGGCTTTGGAGAAATAGGAAAGGAAGTAAACGTCCTCACGGCGATTTTTATACTGGCAATTCTGACATCGGTCCTACTCCAGGGGGCGTAG
- a CDS encoding tRNA (adenine-N1)-methyltransferase, giving the protein MIQEGERVLLVDRRGKRYLVTVSEREFHTDLGILKLGELIGKDYGTSITSHKGEEFRVLKPDINDIIAKMRRGPQIVHPKDAGIIIAYAGISPGDTVIEAGVGSGALTIFLANIVGPSGRIISYEVREDHAEIARKNVELAGFSDRVTIKLKNIYDGIDEDYADHIVLDLPQPENVLPHAVEVLRPGGYFVAYTPCMNQVHRFFQVFQEYRDHFYRPRVVEVLVREHEVKKECMRPKTTMLAHTGYITFIRKL; this is encoded by the coding sequence TTGATTCAGGAGGGTGAGAGGGTTCTGCTTGTTGACAGGAGGGGCAAGAGGTACCTCGTAACAGTCTCGGAGAGGGAGTTTCATACCGACTTGGGGATACTCAAGCTCGGCGAGCTCATCGGAAAAGACTATGGAACCTCGATAACCAGTCATAAGGGAGAGGAGTTCCGCGTTCTGAAACCGGACATCAATGACATCATAGCGAAGATGAGGCGCGGGCCCCAGATCGTCCACCCGAAGGACGCGGGCATAATCATCGCCTACGCCGGCATCTCTCCGGGGGACACCGTCATAGAGGCCGGTGTTGGGAGCGGTGCGCTCACAATTTTCCTAGCAAACATCGTCGGGCCGAGCGGAAGGATCATCAGCTACGAGGTCAGGGAAGACCACGCCGAGATAGCCAGGAAGAACGTCGAGCTTGCCGGCTTCTCCGACAGGGTAACGATAAAGCTCAAGAACATCTACGACGGCATTGATGAGGACTACGCCGACCACATCGTCCTCGACCTGCCCCAGCCGGAGAACGTCCTCCCGCACGCCGTCGAGGTGCTCCGCCCCGGCGGCTACTTCGTCGCCTACACCCCCTGTATGAACCAGGTCCACCGCTTCTTCCAGGTGTTCCAGGAGTACAGGGACCACTTCTACAGGCCGAGGGTCGTTGAAGTCCTTGTCAGGGAGCACGAGGTAAAGAAAGAGTGCATGAGGCCAAAGACAACGATGCTGGCCCATACTGGATACATAACCTTCATCAGGAAGCTGTAG
- a CDS encoding Na+/H+ antiporter subunit E, which produces MSRVPFYLKERLENLKGRVLHEQFEASDLPAWERVVLTWAVLMAFWVVISASFGPGNLVTGAAVTLVIAAFMRDLLTADIRRTGHIVEKLLYFAFIYLPQYIVIMAFRLLESNLRVAKNVILMDINPGIIKIKTDLHSDTGIAILANSITLTPGTLTLDVNKKLGETYLYVHWIEVETLNREKAGEKIKGDIEEWLKKVFW; this is translated from the coding sequence ATGAGCCGCGTCCCCTTCTACCTGAAGGAGAGGCTGGAGAACCTGAAGGGGAGGGTTCTCCACGAACAGTTCGAGGCGTCCGACCTCCCTGCCTGGGAGAGGGTCGTGCTAACGTGGGCCGTCCTGATGGCCTTCTGGGTCGTTATCTCCGCGAGCTTCGGCCCCGGGAACCTTGTAACGGGCGCGGCAGTTACCCTTGTAATAGCGGCTTTTATGAGGGATCTCCTCACTGCGGACATCCGGAGAACCGGCCACATTGTGGAAAAGCTCCTCTACTTCGCGTTCATCTACCTCCCCCAGTACATCGTGATAATGGCGTTCAGGCTCCTTGAGAGCAACCTCCGGGTGGCTAAAAACGTCATCCTGATGGACATCAACCCGGGGATAATTAAAATAAAAACCGACCTCCACTCGGATACGGGCATTGCGATACTAGCGAACTCCATAACTCTGACCCCGGGGACGCTCACCCTTGACGTCAACAAGAAGCTGGGGGAGACCTACCTTTACGTCCACTGGATAGAGGTGGAGACCCTCAACAGGGAGAAGGCGGGAGAAAAGATAAAGGGGGACATCGAGGAATGGCTCAAGAAAGTCTTCTGGTGA
- a CDS encoding Lrp/AsnC family transcriptional regulator, whose product MVRSYVLLTVEIGKVESVIEALKQIPGVTKADAVTGPYDAIVHIEANDLGELTRKILHDIHNIDGVIDTTTAIVVEMEEEE is encoded by the coding sequence ATGGTTAGGTCGTACGTTTTACTGACCGTTGAGATTGGGAAAGTCGAGAGCGTCATAGAGGCGCTCAAACAGATTCCGGGCGTCACCAAGGCCGACGCCGTCACCGGGCCGTACGATGCGATAGTCCATATCGAGGCCAACGACCTCGGCGAGCTCACCAGGAAGATACTCCACGACATACACAACATTGACGGCGTTATCGATACCACTACCGCCATAGTCGTAGAAATGGAAGAAGAGGAGTGA
- a CDS encoding hydrogenase subunit MbhD domain-containing protein: MLGTILDVVFVAMVVLAVAVVEEKDLVSAVVKYALLSLLFVLALFELKAPDVALSAIVVGAVVIGVFLFTIKGVTR; this comes from the coding sequence ATGCTTGGGACAATCCTTGACGTGGTGTTCGTGGCAATGGTGGTCCTTGCGGTGGCTGTGGTTGAGGAGAAGGATCTGGTTAGTGCGGTTGTTAAGTACGCACTCCTAAGCCTGCTCTTTGTCCTGGCTCTCTTTGAGCTCAAAGCCCCCGACGTGGCGCTCTCGGCGATAGTGGTTGGAGCGGTGGTCATCGGGGTGTTCCTGTTTACCATAAAGGGGGTGACGCGGTGA
- a CDS encoding Na(+)/H(+) antiporter subunit B has translation MKMSTVVRTTTKMVSPFLVTYAVYLMLYGHISPGGGFQGGVILAVAVILLITSHGYSKVRRRFHFNWASLIESSAGAMLVLLGMTGLAFGAFYANFLPTEGGIILPFNVIVGLEVGAAFTFVFYILLRWVESD, from the coding sequence GTGAAGATGAGCACCGTTGTGAGGACGACGACCAAGATGGTAAGCCCATTCCTCGTCACCTATGCGGTCTATCTGATGCTCTACGGCCACATAAGCCCCGGCGGCGGTTTCCAGGGAGGGGTTATCCTGGCGGTGGCCGTAATACTGCTCATCACATCACACGGCTACAGCAAAGTCCGGAGGAGGTTCCACTTCAACTGGGCAAGCCTCATAGAGAGCTCCGCCGGGGCGATGCTCGTGCTCCTGGGAATGACCGGACTTGCGTTTGGGGCGTTCTATGCCAACTTCCTGCCCACGGAGGGCGGGATAATCCTTCCGTTCAACGTCATCGTTGGCCTTGAGGTCGGTGCGGCGTTCACGTTCGTATTCTACATCCTGCTGAGGTGGGTTGAAAGTGATTAG
- the gcvH gene encoding glycine cleavage system protein GcvH, whose amino-acid sequence MIEVGEYKVKEGLYYTKDHEWVQVLDDGTVLVGISDYAQKELGDLAYVELPEVGKEVSKGDVLCELESVKAVSEVYAPVSGEVVEVNEALEDSPEALNEDPYENWIAKLRPGNLDEELKELMDAKAYAEYLESL is encoded by the coding sequence ATGATTGAGGTAGGAGAATATAAGGTCAAGGAGGGCCTTTACTACACCAAAGACCACGAGTGGGTCCAGGTTCTCGACGACGGGACTGTTCTGGTCGGAATAAGCGACTACGCCCAGAAGGAGCTCGGCGACCTTGCCTACGTCGAGCTTCCTGAGGTCGGTAAAGAGGTCAGCAAGGGCGACGTTCTCTGTGAGCTGGAGAGCGTCAAGGCCGTCAGCGAGGTCTACGCTCCCGTTAGCGGCGAGGTTGTCGAGGTCAACGAAGCCCTTGAGGACAGCCCGGAGGCCCTCAACGAAGACCCCTACGAGAACTGGATAGCCAAGCTCAGGCCGGGCAACCTTGACGAGGAGCTTAAGGAGCTCATGGACGCTAAAGCCTACGCCGAGTACCTTGAGAGCCTCTGA
- a CDS encoding sulfide/dihydroorotate dehydrogenase-like FAD/NAD-binding protein: protein MYKILEKREIAMRNTWYKIHAPHVARKVQPGQFVIVRAFKNGERIPLTPVMWDREEGWIVLIVFTRGKTTMRMAAELREGDGILNIAGPLGNPVEMKKFGKILAIGAYTGIVEVYPIAKAWQELGNDVTTLHVTFEPMVVLKDEMERAVGRHILETVPIDMTKSFPENMKNVTRRLTEKVRELLEKEHFDLVFMVGPSGDQRAVFEVVKEFGVPMKADLHPIMVDGTGMCGACRVTVGGEVKFACIDGPEFDAYKVDWDVLISRSGYYTDMEMMAMQEYMKALTGGEQ from the coding sequence GTGTATAAGATCCTCGAAAAAAGGGAAATCGCCATGAGGAACACATGGTATAAGATTCACGCTCCCCACGTGGCCAGGAAGGTTCAGCCCGGCCAGTTCGTCATAGTCAGGGCATTTAAGAACGGCGAGAGGATTCCCCTCACGCCGGTTATGTGGGACAGGGAAGAGGGCTGGATAGTTCTCATAGTGTTCACCCGCGGGAAGACCACCATGAGGATGGCGGCCGAGCTCAGGGAGGGCGACGGGATACTCAACATAGCCGGCCCACTCGGAAACCCCGTCGAGATGAAGAAGTTCGGGAAGATACTCGCCATCGGTGCCTACACCGGAATAGTTGAGGTGTATCCAATAGCCAAGGCCTGGCAGGAGCTTGGAAACGATGTCACAACGCTCCACGTCACCTTTGAGCCGATGGTCGTCCTGAAGGACGAGATGGAGAGGGCTGTGGGCAGGCACATCCTCGAGACCGTTCCGATAGACATGACCAAGAGCTTCCCCGAGAACATGAAGAACGTCACCAGGAGGCTCACCGAGAAGGTCAGGGAGCTTCTCGAAAAGGAGCACTTCGACCTCGTCTTCATGGTCGGGCCGTCCGGCGACCAGAGAGCCGTTTTTGAGGTTGTTAAGGAGTTTGGCGTCCCGATGAAGGCCGACCTCCACCCGATAATGGTGGACGGAACCGGTATGTGCGGTGCCTGCCGTGTGACCGTTGGCGGCGAGGTCAAGTTTGCCTGCATAGACGGGCCTGAGTTCGACGCCTACAAGGTCGACTGGGACGTCCTCATATCAAGGAGCGGCTACTACACCGACATGGAGATGATGGCGATGCAGGAGTACATGAAGGCCTTAACCGGAGGTGAGCAGTGA
- a CDS encoding DUF257 family protein, whose protein sequence is MMYPLFDEYLFGKINRGDIVLIEYPSLYPIEEFSWGFVIPLVTERDGAAVGDFFGVGNILFKNYVRRLSGKKYRELIEMIKRIKVVKIGPGSISYGEVIEEVVPTYSVQSFLKNYYSVINRIGHLPTKPGYFLTFGLGHYIHFGGSDAMKAILTGLSTIPMEEWATIHFINEDLISREHLAMLEEISSVVFYVSNEGLTVKKGGDAIDSGG, encoded by the coding sequence ATGATGTACCCCCTTTTCGATGAGTACCTGTTTGGAAAGATCAATCGCGGTGATATAGTCCTGATAGAGTATCCCTCACTGTACCCCATCGAGGAGTTTTCATGGGGCTTCGTGATACCCCTTGTAACCGAGAGAGACGGGGCTGCCGTGGGAGATTTCTTCGGGGTCGGGAACATCCTGTTCAAAAACTACGTCCGCAGGCTTTCAGGGAAAAAATACCGCGAGCTAATTGAGATGATAAAAAGGATAAAGGTCGTTAAGATCGGCCCCGGCTCGATAAGCTACGGGGAGGTCATCGAGGAGGTCGTTCCCACGTATAGCGTCCAGAGCTTTCTCAAGAATTACTACTCTGTAATCAACCGGATAGGACACCTCCCCACCAAACCCGGCTACTTCCTGACCTTTGGACTTGGCCACTACATACACTTCGGCGGGAGCGACGCCATGAAGGCCATACTGACGGGGCTCAGCACGATACCTATGGAGGAGTGGGCCACGATACACTTCATAAACGAGGATCTGATTTCAAGGGAACACCTCGCCATGCTGGAGGAGATATCCTCAGTGGTCTTTTACGTGTCCAATGAGGGCCTTACCGTGAAGAAGGGCGGTGATGCCATTGATTCAGGAGGGTGA
- the mnhG gene encoding monovalent cation/H(+) antiporter subunit G: MIEVFLMLFGEAVMVFGALGILRFPDVYTRLHAASKCDTGGAMGIILALILIMDAPAVVRAKFLVLAFLIAMINPMVSHAIARGAYKYGVKPKVVVDMYAWDNP, from the coding sequence ATGATTGAGGTGTTCCTGATGCTCTTCGGGGAGGCCGTCATGGTCTTCGGGGCACTCGGGATTCTTCGCTTCCCCGACGTCTACACCCGGTTGCACGCGGCCAGTAAGTGCGACACCGGTGGGGCGATGGGCATAATCTTGGCCCTCATCCTGATTATGGACGCCCCCGCAGTGGTCAGGGCCAAGTTCCTCGTGCTGGCTTTCCTTATAGCGATGATAAACCCGATGGTCAGCCACGCCATAGCCCGCGGGGCTTACAAGTACGGGGTGAAGCCGAAAGTTGTGGTGGACATGTATGCTTGGGACAATCCTTGA
- the gltA gene encoding NADPH-dependent glutamate synthase — protein MAVKRKIIKERVPTPERPPEERVKSFVEVNLGYTFELAVKEAERCLQCPYDYAPCIKGCPVHIDIPGFISKLVEYRDDPDRAVKEALNVIWACNSLPATTGRVCPQEDQCEMNCVMGRVGDKINIGKLERFVADYAREKGIDEELLFEITPKIEKKGQKVAIIGAGPAGLTAAGELAKLGYDVTIYEALHEPGGVLMYGIPEFRLPKSIVESEIDKLRKLGVKILTDHVVGKTVTMEELMEEYDAVFIASGAGTPRLVDAPGINLNGIYTANEFLTRVNLMKAYRFPEYDTPVKVGKKVIVIGAGNTAMDAARSARRFGVEVTIAYRRGPEDVSARVEEVEHAKEEGIEFVYFVNPVEFIGDEEGRVKAVKFEKMKPLDERDGRGKRKIIGTGEYVTLEAETVIIAIGKHPNRLIVNTPGLKVERGKIVVDENLMTSIPGVFAGGDAIRGEATVILAMGDGRMAARAIHEYLTKKREEQRENA, from the coding sequence ATGGCCGTCAAAAGGAAGATCATCAAGGAGCGCGTTCCCACTCCGGAGCGGCCGCCGGAGGAGAGGGTTAAGAGCTTCGTCGAGGTCAACCTCGGCTACACCTTTGAGCTGGCCGTGAAGGAGGCCGAGCGCTGTCTGCAGTGTCCCTACGACTACGCGCCCTGTATAAAGGGCTGTCCCGTTCACATTGACATTCCGGGCTTCATAAGCAAGCTCGTGGAGTACCGCGACGATCCTGATAGAGCTGTTAAGGAGGCTCTCAACGTCATCTGGGCTTGCAACTCGCTTCCAGCCACCACCGGGAGGGTCTGCCCGCAGGAGGACCAGTGTGAGATGAACTGTGTCATGGGCAGGGTCGGCGACAAGATCAACATCGGTAAGCTGGAGAGGTTTGTGGCTGACTACGCCCGCGAGAAGGGCATTGACGAGGAGCTTCTCTTTGAGATAACGCCTAAGATCGAGAAGAAGGGTCAGAAAGTTGCCATCATAGGCGCCGGTCCGGCAGGACTTACTGCCGCTGGAGAGCTGGCGAAGCTTGGCTACGATGTCACAATCTACGAAGCCCTCCACGAGCCCGGAGGAGTCCTGATGTACGGAATTCCGGAGTTCAGGCTGCCGAAGAGCATCGTTGAGAGCGAGATAGACAAGCTGAGGAAGCTCGGCGTTAAAATCCTCACCGACCACGTCGTAGGGAAGACCGTCACGATGGAGGAGCTCATGGAGGAGTACGATGCGGTCTTCATAGCATCGGGAGCGGGAACGCCAAGGCTTGTGGATGCCCCAGGAATCAACCTTAACGGCATCTACACAGCAAACGAGTTCCTCACGAGGGTTAACCTCATGAAGGCCTACAGGTTCCCGGAGTACGACACACCGGTCAAGGTTGGCAAGAAGGTCATAGTCATCGGTGCAGGAAACACAGCAATGGACGCGGCGCGCTCAGCGAGGCGCTTCGGCGTTGAGGTCACCATAGCTTACCGCCGCGGCCCGGAGGATGTGAGCGCGCGCGTTGAAGAGGTAGAGCACGCCAAGGAGGAGGGCATTGAGTTCGTCTACTTCGTCAATCCGGTGGAGTTTATCGGCGACGAGGAGGGCAGGGTCAAGGCTGTGAAGTTCGAGAAGATGAAGCCCCTGGATGAGAGGGACGGCAGGGGCAAGAGGAAGATAATCGGCACCGGCGAGTACGTTACGCTTGAGGCTGAGACGGTCATCATCGCCATTGGAAAGCATCCGAACAGGCTCATAGTCAACACTCCCGGTCTCAAGGTCGAGCGCGGAAAGATAGTAGTGGATGAGAACCTTATGACCAGCATCCCGGGAGTTTTCGCCGGTGGCGACGCGATAAGGGGAGAAGCGACCGTTATCTTGGCAATGGGCGACGGAAGGATGGCGGCTAGGGCCATCCATGAGTACCTCACGAAGAAGAGGGAAGAGCAGAGAGAGAACGCCTGA